Part of the Thermococcus barossii genome is shown below.
GCCCTTCCGTACCGAAGATCATTATCTGCCTATCGTAGCGCTCAAGCTCCCTATCGCTCAGCATATCAACCACCACTCACCGGCGGGAACAGGGCCACCACGTCTCCATCCTGCAGCACGTCATCAAACCCCACGTAGCGGCCGTTTCTGGAGACGTTAACATCGGCCAGATCATCGTCCTCGGCGAAGACCTCAGTTTTCAGAACCGGATGCCTCTCCTTCAGCAGTTCTATGAGCTCCCTGACAGTTATGCCCTCGGGAACCTCCAGCTCCTCCTCGCCGGTACCAACGATGGAGCGGAACCTGGCGAAATAGCGAACCTTAATCCTCATGCCCACCACCGAAAAGAGTTGGAGAGGGAGTTAAAAAGGGTTGCTGGACGGTTCTGCTACCACGGTACGCTCTTCCAGCCCATCTTATAGGCGAAGTAGTTTGCCCCCCAGTGAATAAACGGCGAGACGATTAGAAGAAGGATTATCTGACCGGAGCTCAGGGTTTTGACGGGGTACGCCAGTGCGAGGGCGGCTATGAGGAAACCCAGCTGATCCAGGCCTATTGCCGGGGCCCCACGCGGCAGGTTCGCGCGCCTCTTGAGGAAGCTCCCGATGAGGTCCCCGAGGAGGGCACCGAGAGACAGGAGAAACGCAAGAAGGGCCGCCGTCCTCAGGTCCCCGTAAAACCCCGGGGTGAGGAAGTACTGCACAATCCCCGTCAGCGTGCCAAAGGCAAGGCCTCCAAAGAAGCCCCTCCAGGTCTTTCCGTCTCCGAGAAGTCTACGCCCGTCTCTCCAGTTCCTGCCACCGTCTATGGGCCTCCCGCCACCGACCAAGACCGGCGAACCGTTGGCGACATAGGCTGGCAGTATGTACCAGAAAGCCCACAGGAGAGATGAGAGTGACGCCATCATAATTTCACCCGATTTGATTACCGAAGGACGGTTTTAAAGCTACCGCTTTCCGCCGGATTCAAGGCAATCGAGCAACCTCTCCATGACCTCCTCATCCTCGTGCTCGATAAGGAACCTCAGAATCCTCTCGGCGAGGGCATTTCTCTTCATTGCGAAGGTTATACTCTCGCGTATTGACTCGGCCTCCTCGCCTTCCTCGCCTTCCAGCTCCCCCAAGGCCCTTTCAAGGTTGGCCCGCGTCTGCTGTATGTCCTCCATTATCTTGCCGTAGTATGCCGCCTGGCGCCAGTCCTTGAGGAGCTTGGTGGCGCGGAAATACGCCTTCTTGTCGCCGGGCTTTTTAATTCTCATCACGAGCCCTATGCGCTCCATGAATTTGAGTGCTGTGCTGACGTGGGAGAGAGAATAGCCTGTAGCCTCGGCAATTTCGGCCAGGCTCATCGGCTCCCTGGCAAGAAAGAGAACCCCGTAGATGTAGCCGTAGAGCTCGCTGAAGCCAAACCTTCTCGCGGCCTGGGCAAAGTGATTCATGATTATTCTCTTGGCTTCCTCTACACCCATAACCAACACCTCGATTTATACCATCGCCGAAGTGGGGTGTATCAATCAACTGACAAAAGGTTTTTAAGGTTTCGCATATTTAAAACTTTCGGAAGTTTCCGAAAGTTGGGGGAGAAAGCATGAAGCTACTGAGGGGCGCCGCGAGGGTCATCGTGAGGTACAGGGTGGCCTTTGCCCTAATCGCCATATTCCTGTTAGTCGTTTCGATATACGGCATCCAGAACCTCCGCTTTGAGAGCGACCTCAGAACCATGCTGCCGGAGAACCATCCGGCCATAGCCGACTACACCACCCTTCAGAATGAGTTTCAGAGCGGCGACAGCACGCTGATAGTTGTCAAGGTGGACTCGATAGAGCCAGGAGGAGTTTATGACATCCGCGATCCGAAGGTCATAGAGGCGGTTTACGAACTTGAACAGAGGCTCAGGCAGAGGGAGTACGTAACCGATACCATGAGCATCGCCGATATCTACATGCAGGTTCTCGGAAGGCTCCCCAAGAACGAGGAAGAGGCGAAGTTCGTCCTCGATATGCTCCCTCCAGAGGAGAGATACCAGCTCGTCAGCAGGGACTACACGACCACGATAATAGCCGTGACGATAAGCCGGGAGAAGAAGACGGAGACCCTCGTGAGGGTCTACAAGGGCATAGAGGAGGACATAAACGACGTCAAGTTTCCGAAGAACGTCGAGGTCATCCAGACCGGGAACATTGGCATAACCTATCGCATACTCGAACTCCTCCAGAGCGACCTCAACAAGACGATGGCCATCTCCTTCATACTCGTCATAGCCCTGCTCCTGTACTTTTACCGCTCACCCGTTAAGGCCGCCATCCCGCTCATTCCCCTCATCTTCGGCGTCACGATGACGCTCGGCTTCATGGGGTTGATGAACATCCCCCTCGACCTGGCCACGACCACCATAGGCGCGATGCTCATCGGAATGGGGATAGACTACGGAATCCACGTGACAAACCGCTACTACGAGGAGCGCGGCAAGGGAAGAAGCATAGAGGAAGCCGCGGAAGAAGCTGTCGCTGAAACCGGAAAAGCCCTCCTCGGTGCGGCGCTCACCACCATAGCGGGATTCGCGGCGATGTACCTGTCAAGCCTGCCAATGCTCCACCACCTGGCGACAGCCCTCGTCCTCGGCCTAAGTCTCGCGGCCCTCAACGCCGTGGTGATAACTCCCGCCGTCATAATCCTTGAGGAGGACATAATGAAACGGCTGAAGGGCCACTACGTGGTTCCGGAGGTTCGTTCACACTCCGGATTCGTGGGAAGGGCATTCCACAGCCTCGGAGAGGCCATCAGGAGAAAGCCCGTGGCGTTCCTGGCCGCTGTGTTCCTGATAACCCTTTTCTTCGGCTACGGTATAACGCAGGTAACCACGGAGGTCAGACTCGAAAAGTTTGTTCCCAAGGGGATGCCTGAAATAGAGGCCCTGATGGATATCAGGAGCGACTTCGGAGGCCAGGACGAGCTGTACGTCCTGATCAAAGCCGACGACGTCAGAAATCCTGCCATCGTCAGGGGCATCTACCGCTTCGAGAATCAGATAAAGGCGGACTCATACTACAACGGCGTCTTCGACTCGGATAGCATCGCAGACATCGTCCATCGCGAGTACGGGTACATACCAAACGACGAGGGAAAGATAAAGGAGGCCCTCAACGACTATCGTGGGGCAAACATGGTCTCAAGTGACTACTCCATGACCATCCTCAAGTTCAAAGGCGACTTTGGAGGGGCCAGCATGGATGATTTCAGGCGGATAATGCATTATTTTGAGGAGGAAACCGAGAGGGCACAGGATACCGAGTTCCCACCGGGTACGAGGCTGTCCCTCACGGGAGATATATACCTGAACTACGTTCTCGACCAGCTCACGAAGGTTGAGATAAACCGCATCTCGACCTACGGAACCGTCTTCGTGGTGTTGATAGTGCTCCTCCTCTTCAGGCGGCCAAAGGTTTCGATGGCGATGATAACACCGATGTTCCTGGGTGCCCTCTGGACGGTCGGCTTCATGGGATGGGCCGGGATACCTTTCACCCAGAGCTTAGCCGGAGTCATCTCGATGATAGTGGGCCTTGGCGTTGACTACGGCATGCACCTCACCCACCGCTTCCTGGAAGAGATGAACGAGGGCAATCCAAGGCCGATAGTCACGTCGGTTGAAAGTGTTGGCCCGGGCATACTCGCCGGTGCCCTCACAACGGCCGGCGGCTTTCTGGCGCTCCTTGCCGGCGAGTTGCCGACCATACACGACTTTGGAACGACCCTGGCCTTTGGAATATTCGCCTCAATGTTTGCCGCTTACCTCGTAACCCCTGCACTGCTGCAGGTCTTTTACGGAAAGAATATTGGAGGTGATGGAGTATGAAAAAGATTGGATTGATCCTCGGTCTAATGCTCATCACAGCAATGCTCCCCTGGGGCGTGGGTGCATCAACCGGAAGCCCTCTCTTTGAGGGCTACTTGAGCAAGGGCGAGGCGATTCTCGTCGGCCCCCTCATAGTGACCCTCACGGACACCCAGAAGGACTACGGAAGCGGAGACTACTACGCCTTTCTTCTGATAATGAAGGACGGAAAAATACTCAACGCCGAGTACAAGACAATACTCGTGCCCGATCCTCAGAAGATAAGAACGCTCCTCCTTGACCCGGAGTTCCTGATGGCGATGGCTGAGACCCAAGGCTACGACGTGACACAGTGCGAGCAGTACGTAAACAACAGCGCCGAGTTCAACGCCTGCCTTATTGCCAACGCCTACGGATTCTACCAGTGGCTTAACTCGGCATCACCGGAAGAGATAGGAGAGGCTGTCGTAAAGACAATAGAAGAGCACCCTGAACTCGGGATAAGTAAAGAGGACATCCTGATGGAGATAACATACCCCGACATAACACCAGTACGGGAAGGAGAAACCGTGGAGGTCAGCGTTGACAACCGGACTGTCTACGTGACAGTCAACGAAGTCTACCCGAACGGTGTCAGGATAAGCATAAGCGGGCCCCCCGAGTGGAGGGCCGCAACAGCCCCTGGGATGATAATATCAAACGTCGAGATGCCTGACACGGTTCAGGCGGGAGACACCGTTACGGTCAGGGTTCACCTGAGAAACGAGGGGGCACTGAAGGTGCGCTACATCAACGTCTTCGTCACGCCCACGCCTATGAGCTTCAACGACAGCTCCTCGATAGCGAGTGCGGTTTCAATGGCCCTCAGCCAGAGCGGGGTGTCGCAGAGCGTTTTCTATCCCGAGGGAAGCGCCGTGCAGTATATCGAGTATCTGGAGGGTAAAGAGAACGCAACACTGACATTCAGGGTGAGGATAAACCCAAACGCCGACGTTGGAACGTATCCCCTCTACGTTGGGGTCGTTTACTTCACCGGACTTGGAGCGAACATGCGCATGGTTCAGAGCTACAACTTCGTGGCGCTCACGGTCAAGAAGCCCAGGGAAGCCTTTGTCGAGATAACCAAGGTAGAGACCGAACCGATGGAGATAAGTCCCGGGGACACCTTTAGAGTCCGCTTCACGCTGGAAAATACGGGGGCTGAGCCGGTCAAGGCTCTCAGCCTCAAGATAAGCTCCTACAGGGTGCCGGTCCAGGGAGAAATAAAGAACGTTGACCTCTCCGCACTCTCGCAGCTCCCTATCCAGGGAAGCGAACAGCTCAGCGGGAGCCTCCAGGATGCCCTCAACCAGATAATGGCACAGCTCGCCAAGCAGAACATAGAGGCCTTCCTGCCGGTCGGGGAGGACAACGTGAAGTACGTTGCCGAGCTCAAGCCGGGAGAAAAGACCACCCTTGAGTTCAGGATCAAAGCAAACGAGAGGCTGGAGAACGGCATATATCCCCTCAGGATAGAGCTCAAGTACCTCACGGAGCCGAACGAAAAGGAGATAACCGACGAGAGGCTCGTGGGGATAGACGTGACCGGAAAGGCCCAGCTGATACTTTCGAAGGTCTCAACGTCGCCCGGCAAGATAATCCCGGGAACGGACAACGTGGAGGTTGACTTCCAGGTGGACAACGTCGGAACCGGCACGGCGAGGACGGTTATCGTCAAACCCATGCCGGAGTGGCCCTTCTCCCTCAGCGAGAGCAGCGAGCAAATCATAGGTCTGGGAAGCCTTGGGAAGGGAGACTCCGCGCAGTCATCGTTCAAGATAAACGTTGCCGAGAACGCCAGTTCCGGGACCTACGAGATACCCCTGCTCGTAACCTACACCAACGACCTCGGCATGCAGAAAAACGTCACCCTTAAGGTTCCTGTCATAATAGGATCCAAGCCGAACATCGAGGTAGTCAGCGTGCGCTTTGACCCCGAACCCCTTCAGGGGGAGACCGTCAACGTCTACGTCAAGCTGAAGAACACCGGGGGCGAGAAGGCCACCAGCGTGCTCATCGAGGGCGTTGTAAAGGCAGACCAGCCCTTCACACTGGACAAGAGAACCGACTACGTTGGGGATCTCGCCCCAGGGGCAACCGGTGAGGGTGTAATCGTCCTGAGGATAGACGGAAACGCCATCCCAAAGGACTACAACATCCAGCTGCGCATAAGGGCCGTGGGAGACCCCAGCCAGGGCGATGACAACGTCTACGTCTTCGAGAGAACCGTTACAGTCACGGTGGAGAAGAACACAAAGACGAGAACGAACCTCCGGAACCTCGCGATAGTCATTGGCGTGCTGGTCGTCATAGCTGTGGTTTACACCTACAGGAAGAGGTCGGGATGACTTCATCGGACTTTGGAAACCTTTAAACGCACTTCGAAGAATGAAACGTTATGGTGGAAAGAATGAACTGGAAGCTGGTAATACTCGGGATCGTGCTGATACTTATCGTCTGGGTTGGGTACGTGGTCTATGCCGCCGTGACGGCGAGTCCCACGGTACACGCCAGCTGGGGCTATGTGGACGAAAAGAGCACTGAGATATGGGTGGACGCAAAGCTCAGCAAACCCCTGCTCGTTCCGGCAGAGATAGAGAACCTGAGCCTGAGCTTCATGGGAATCCCCATAGCGAGGGTCGCGAGGTTCGACTATGGAGCAACGAAAACGGACGTGAGTATGGCGATAGTCATCGACAACCACAACCTCATACGCTCCCTCGTGGCATACCTTGACAACGGACAGACCGGAGAAGCCGAGTTCCACCTCAAGGGAAGCCTCCTCAAAGTCATTCCCATCAACGCCGACATAAAGCAGGTCATCAGCGAGGACATCCTCGCGTACCTCAACTTCACCGCCGAGAGCAAGGAACTGGCGGGCGGACTCGTTAAGAGCCCGGCGCTGGTCGAGACCACCTTTGACTGGGCCGGGGAGCAGGACGGAAAGGCCGTTCTCATAGCCCACATGAAGTTCTACAACCCCAACTCCTACAGGATTCCGATAGGAAACGTGAGCTTCGACATGTACGCCAACGACGTGAAAATCGGCTACGGAAAAACCGTCGAGACTGTAATCCTTCCGCCCAAGGGTTATGCAACGCTGGACGTTGAGACCTTCATAGAGGAGGACGCCCTTCCTGAGGTCTGGGCAACCCATGTGAAGAACGGCGAGGTGAGCAAGGTCAGGGCGGACATATACCTGGATATAACGGTCCTTGGAAGGGAGTACAGCATCAAGCTGGCGAGCTACGAGGAAACAGTAAAGACAGACATAATGGGCGGCCTCAACGAGATGCTGGATGGCCTTCTCTCCGGATGAAGGTTTTTAAGGCCCCCATCTTTTCCATTTCTGGTGAGAGAGATGAACGTGAGAGAGATTCACGAGTTCCTCAACGAAATGTGGGAGGGCATCTTCAGGCTCAACGAGGAGCTAAAGCGCGAGCTGCCGGAGAAGGGATTCAAGGTAGAGGACGTGGAGGAGGTCTTCGGGGCCTACGTATTCCTCGACGGCGAGTGGAGGCTCATGAACTACCCCCACCCCGCTTTTGAGATAAAGCCCCAGATAGAGGTGGGCGCGACGCCGGAGAGCCACTACTTCGTCGTGGCAGTTCCCAGGGAGAGGATAAGCGAGAACTTCGTCGGCCTCTTCGTTGAACTCTTCCCGAGGAGCTTCATCTACGGGAGCGAGGACTTCCTGAGCGACGTCTACAACTGGAGGCGCGACGGGAGGGTTTCCCCGACCGAGATACTTGAGAGGATCGAGAAGAGCGACGAGAAGGTGTTCCAGTTCGAGGCGAACTTCGGAAGCGTCGGGGCGCTGAAGAAGGGCCTCCTGAGGCTCATAGACATCGGGAAGCGCTTCGAAATCTTCGACCTCTGAGGTGTCCCCATGGTCAGTGGCTACGAGGAGGCCTTCCCGGCGGAGCTGAGGGAGTACTACAGGAAGCTCTTTGGAGGCGAGGCGGAGGAGATAATGGCCTCGCTCAGGACGCCGGTGGAGAAGTACTACATCCGCGTTAACACCCTCAAGACGAGCCGGGAGAAGCTCATGCGAATCCTCCGGAGGGAGGGGCTAAAGCCGAAGAGAAGTCCCTATCTCAAGGAGGGAATATACTTCGAGCGCGAAGGCCCCAACTTCCCCGATGACCACGAGCCGGGCCTTCCCGTGGTGAGGGCCAACAAGTTCGCGGCCGAGAGCGTCTACCAGGGGGCGATGCTCTATGCACCCGGCGTCCTCCAAGCAGACAAGAAAATCAAGCCGGGCGACGAGGTCGAGATAAGGGACCCAAAGGGACTGCTCGTGGGGATAGGCATCGCCAGAATGAGCGCCAAGGAGATGGTGGTCTCGACGAGGGGCTTGGCCGTTGAGGTGACGCTGCCGAAGTTCAGGCTTCCGAGCCTCAGCGAGCTTGAGAGCTTTAAGGAGGGCCTCTTCTACGCCCAGAGCCTGCCCTCGATGGTTGTCGCGCACGTTCTGGAGCCGAGCGAAGAGGAGCTGATAATCGACATGGCGGCCGCTCCCGGTGGAAAGACCAGCCACATAGCCCAGCTCATGCAGAACCGGGGCGAGATAATAGCCATCGACAAGTCGCGCAACAGGCTGAAAAAGATGGAAGGGGAGCTGGAGAGGCTTGGAGTTAAAAACGTCAAGCCGATACACATGGACTCCAGGAGGCTCCCCGAGCTGGGAATCGAGGCTGACAAGATACTGCTCGATGCCCCCTGCACCGCCCTGGGTATAAGGCCGAAGCTGTGGGAGAGCAGAACCCCGAGGGACATCGAGGCCACCGCCCGCTACCAGAGGCACTTCATAAACGCCGCCATAAAGTCCCTCCGGAGGGGCGGCGTTCTGGTCTACTCGACCTGCACGCTCAGCTACGAGGAGAATGAGGCCAACGTGAGGTACATGCTCGGCAAAGGTTTAAAGCTCGAAGAGCAGAGCCTATTCATAGGTTCGAGCGGTATGGGGATGGATGAGGTTCAGAGGTTCTACCCGAACAGGCATCTGACCCAGGGCTTCTTCATAGCCAAGCTCAGGAAGGTGTAGCGATGGACTGGAAGAAGTACTCCCTCCTCGGGCTTGGACTGCTCATAATAATCCTCCTGGTCTGGTGGGCAGGCCTAGAGGACGTCATTGAGATACTCAAGACGGCCAGGCTGGACTACTTCCTCCTGGCGGTTCTGGCCTACATAGCCGCCGTCATAATGTGGGCCCTGCGCTGGCGCGTCCTGCTCAAGAGCCTCGGCAT
Proteins encoded:
- a CDS encoding DUF3201 domain-containing protein — translated: MNVREIHEFLNEMWEGIFRLNEELKRELPEKGFKVEDVEEVFGAYVFLDGEWRLMNYPHPAFEIKPQIEVGATPESHYFVVAVPRERISENFVGLFVELFPRSFIYGSEDFLSDVYNWRRDGRVSPTEILERIEKSDEKVFQFEANFGSVGALKKGLLRLIDIGKRFEIFDL
- a CDS encoding LEA type 2 family protein produces the protein MVERMNWKLVILGIVLILIVWVGYVVYAAVTASPTVHASWGYVDEKSTEIWVDAKLSKPLLVPAEIENLSLSFMGIPIARVARFDYGATKTDVSMAIVIDNHNLIRSLVAYLDNGQTGEAEFHLKGSLLKVIPINADIKQVISEDILAYLNFTAESKELAGGLVKSPALVETTFDWAGEQDGKAVLIAHMKFYNPNSYRIPIGNVSFDMYANDVKIGYGKTVETVILPPKGYATLDVETFIEEDALPEVWATHVKNGEVSKVRADIYLDITVLGREYSIKLASYEETVKTDIMGGLNEMLDGLLSG
- a CDS encoding hydrophobe/amphiphile efflux-3 (HAE3) family transporter yields the protein MKLLRGAARVIVRYRVAFALIAIFLLVVSIYGIQNLRFESDLRTMLPENHPAIADYTTLQNEFQSGDSTLIVVKVDSIEPGGVYDIRDPKVIEAVYELEQRLRQREYVTDTMSIADIYMQVLGRLPKNEEEAKFVLDMLPPEERYQLVSRDYTTTIIAVTISREKKTETLVRVYKGIEEDINDVKFPKNVEVIQTGNIGITYRILELLQSDLNKTMAISFILVIALLLYFYRSPVKAAIPLIPLIFGVTMTLGFMGLMNIPLDLATTTIGAMLIGMGIDYGIHVTNRYYEERGKGRSIEEAAEEAVAETGKALLGAALTTIAGFAAMYLSSLPMLHHLATALVLGLSLAALNAVVITPAVIILEEDIMKRLKGHYVVPEVRSHSGFVGRAFHSLGEAIRRKPVAFLAAVFLITLFFGYGITQVTTEVRLEKFVPKGMPEIEALMDIRSDFGGQDELYVLIKADDVRNPAIVRGIYRFENQIKADSYYNGVFDSDSIADIVHREYGYIPNDEGKIKEALNDYRGANMVSSDYSMTILKFKGDFGGASMDDFRRIMHYFEEETERAQDTEFPPGTRLSLTGDIYLNYVLDQLTKVEINRISTYGTVFVVLIVLLLFRRPKVSMAMITPMFLGALWTVGFMGWAGIPFTQSLAGVISMIVGLGVDYGMHLTHRFLEEMNEGNPRPIVTSVESVGPGILAGALTTAGGFLALLAGELPTIHDFGTTLAFGIFASMFAAYLVTPALLQVFYGKNIGGDGV
- a CDS encoding CDP-2,3-bis-(O-geranylgeranyl)-sn-glycerol synthase encodes the protein MASLSSLLWAFWYILPAYVANGSPVLVGGGRPIDGGRNWRDGRRLLGDGKTWRGFFGGLAFGTLTGIVQYFLTPGFYGDLRTAALLAFLLSLGALLGDLIGSFLKRRANLPRGAPAIGLDQLGFLIAALALAYPVKTLSSGQIILLLIVSPFIHWGANYFAYKMGWKSVPW
- a CDS encoding GbsR/MarR family transcriptional regulator, which produces MGVEEAKRIIMNHFAQAARRFGFSELYGYIYGVLFLAREPMSLAEIAEATGYSLSHVSTALKFMERIGLVMRIKKPGDKKAYFRATKLLKDWRQAAYYGKIMEDIQQTRANLERALGELEGEEGEEAESIRESITFAMKRNALAERILRFLIEHEDEEVMERLLDCLESGGKR
- a CDS encoding RsmB/NOP family class I SAM-dependent RNA methyltransferase, producing the protein MVSGYEEAFPAELREYYRKLFGGEAEEIMASLRTPVEKYYIRVNTLKTSREKLMRILRREGLKPKRSPYLKEGIYFEREGPNFPDDHEPGLPVVRANKFAAESVYQGAMLYAPGVLQADKKIKPGDEVEIRDPKGLLVGIGIARMSAKEMVVSTRGLAVEVTLPKFRLPSLSELESFKEGLFYAQSLPSMVVAHVLEPSEEELIIDMAAAPGGKTSHIAQLMQNRGEIIAIDKSRNRLKKMEGELERLGVKNVKPIHMDSRRLPELGIEADKILLDAPCTALGIRPKLWESRTPRDIEATARYQRHFINAAIKSLRRGGVLVYSTCTLSYEENEANVRYMLGKGLKLEEQSLFIGSSGMGMDEVQRFYPNRHLTQGFFIAKLRKV
- a CDS encoding ubiquitin-like small modifier protein 1, whose translation is MRIKVRYFARFRSIVGTGEEELEVPEGITVRELIELLKERHPVLKTEVFAEDDDLADVNVSRNGRYVGFDDVLQDGDVVALFPPVSGG
- a CDS encoding COG1361 S-layer family protein gives rise to the protein MKKIGLILGLMLITAMLPWGVGASTGSPLFEGYLSKGEAILVGPLIVTLTDTQKDYGSGDYYAFLLIMKDGKILNAEYKTILVPDPQKIRTLLLDPEFLMAMAETQGYDVTQCEQYVNNSAEFNACLIANAYGFYQWLNSASPEEIGEAVVKTIEEHPELGISKEDILMEITYPDITPVREGETVEVSVDNRTVYVTVNEVYPNGVRISISGPPEWRAATAPGMIISNVEMPDTVQAGDTVTVRVHLRNEGALKVRYINVFVTPTPMSFNDSSSIASAVSMALSQSGVSQSVFYPEGSAVQYIEYLEGKENATLTFRVRINPNADVGTYPLYVGVVYFTGLGANMRMVQSYNFVALTVKKPREAFVEITKVETEPMEISPGDTFRVRFTLENTGAEPVKALSLKISSYRVPVQGEIKNVDLSALSQLPIQGSEQLSGSLQDALNQIMAQLAKQNIEAFLPVGEDNVKYVAELKPGEKTTLEFRIKANERLENGIYPLRIELKYLTEPNEKEITDERLVGIDVTGKAQLILSKVSTSPGKIIPGTDNVEVDFQVDNVGTGTARTVIVKPMPEWPFSLSESSEQIIGLGSLGKGDSAQSSFKINVAENASSGTYEIPLLVTYTNDLGMQKNVTLKVPVIIGSKPNIEVVSVRFDPEPLQGETVNVYVKLKNTGGEKATSVLIEGVVKADQPFTLDKRTDYVGDLAPGATGEGVIVLRIDGNAIPKDYNIQLRIRAVGDPSQGDDNVYVFERTVTVTVEKNTKTRTNLRNLAIVIGVLVVIAVVYTYRKRSG